One Leptodactylus fuscus isolate aLepFus1 chromosome 11, aLepFus1.hap2, whole genome shotgun sequence genomic window, GACACTATAGAAGATTTGGAGTCTCCGGTACTaatatctgcattttttttttttttgtgaagctCTAAGGAGGCCTTGGGACAGCAAGAGAAACTGAAGGAGGAACATCGCCACCGGGCAAAGGTCAGCATCGTGTCTGTCCAGCAGTAGCTGTGATCTGACTTCTGGCCCATTGTTAAATGTTACTGGGGACAGAAAGTCCAATAAATGTTGGCATTGTTGCAAATGGCATCTCCAAAGGGGTACAATCTAGGGCCTGACAGCGTAACGTGTGGGTGCGTTATCTACAGGTAGGGTACTATATGTGTGGTGTTGGACCTGCTGATCTGGGAGTAAGCAGATTTTACTTTCCATTGTACTAACTTCCCCTTCTCCTCTTCCATTACTCATGacggttaggctggtcttacacaaccataATTTAAgttcgcaattgagggttttcaattgtggacacattgtattcagtgcggcctcttaaacAACCGGATATTTTAGCCGTGGTGTTCTGCCCAtgaccgaggtccgcactgaatagagcaggtctgcaaaggccgtgaattcatggcactgcacggactctcccatagaactctatgggcgagtgcggcaggacacgggcgtCTTCAATGtctaagttgctgatcagcaacttgcggaccgtaaaatcaatatggtcgtgtaagaccagccttacaggTTAAAATGATATTCCACCTCTGGTTAGTTTCCTTATCCGTCATAGACTACTGTCAACGTATACAAATTCTTCTTCACAGATTGTGTGGTTGGTCCCTGTTGTAACAAATTATGGGGTTTACCTatatttatttaaccccttaaggacgcagggtagttcaGACCCTATTTTTCAAATATGACCTCTTTTACTTTGTGAGGATAGCTTCCTAATGCATGGGCAGACCTATTGAAGTACTGGGAACTGCATTTTTTAATGCAACTAAACGATCTCCAATTTCatctttttacttttctaggaagttaggtTTATAAATTTAATAGctaattgtcagattttcaagattgttttctagggacctatttagttgtgaagtgactttgaggggcctatataatagaaaactcccagaaatgaccccatttttgaaactgtaGTCTTCAAAcaattcaaaattgtatataggaactttattaacccttaagCTGTtacacaggaattaatgcaaaatggaggtgaaatttccagATGTCActcttttatgcacattttccatttcaaaccacatttttctttgacaaagaaggggttaaccgcaaaacataccataatatttatttctctgattctgcagtttttAGAAATCCCATATGTGACCTttctgtgcaacgtgactcaatatCTGTCCTCAGAAATCTAagagcaatttcattaggatagtgtttagacaccatgttgcatttgcagagcgctagaggtaccacaacagtCGAAAACCcccacaagtgaccccattttggaaactagaccccttaaggaattcatctaggggtgATATGACCATTTTTAACCCCCTGGCTTTTCTCTAAACTTACCTGTATTTGgccgtaaatttaaaaaaaaaaaaaattctccagttATATGTACTTTTCATCATTTTTTCCCAATTTTACCAGGGAATAAAGTAACCTTTTTGTCGCACAATTTCTCCTGAGTACAGCGATTCCCCATTTGTGGTTAATAAccactgtttgggcacagaggagggcTCAGAACTGAAGGCGCGTGATTTGCCTTCTGGAGCCTTGATTTTCCTGGAATGGTTTATAGGTgctatgttgcatttgcagaggcctagaggtaccacaaccatggaaaaaaaaactattttggaaactagaccccttaaggaattcatctagggggtacagtgagcattgtGACCCCCACAAGCTTTTGTAAATGGcactgcacagcagatggtacagaaggagaattgcaattttcaaatgtTTTATGCTATTTCAGAGCCCAATATATTGTGCCCAGCATGGGCCACCAGAGACATAGACCCCATAAATTGTAATGTGAATTCTCCTGGATATGGCAATACATGTGGCTGTTGTGTGATGTCTGATCACACAGCAGGGCAGAGAATGGAAAAGGACCATGGATTTGGCAGTATAAAAGCATTTTTCTTAAAGCATGTATGTACCTGAGGTATCAGTACAGTGGAGAACgcaaagaagtgaccccattttaaaaacgttACCCCTTTATGTATTAATCTGGAGTTACAGTAAGCACTTTGACAAAACAGGCTTTTACAAATGGCACTGCACAGCAAATGGTACAGAAGGAGAATTGCAATTTTCGATTCGTATATATATCATTTCAGCGCCAAATATATTAGGGCcattttgtgtcatcagagacctgcactcgtaaaactattaagtgggctatcccGGGTACAGAAAACTTGTATATGTGGacgtaaactgctgcttgggcacacagcaggattTAGTAGGGAAGGCGCACTGctatttttagcttttggagtaaagagctagagggactttctgtttttgcagagccctggaggtgccagtaacttggaattccccaagaagtgaccccattttgtaggggcaattattGGGTCTCTGCAAGCctgacatggcatccaaaaaccatcaATCTACGCTCCAAAAATACatagtgctccttcacatctgcatcctgctttgtgcccaaactgcagtttatgcccacatgtatgacactggtgtactcaGGATAACATGCTTAACAATGTCCTACATGGGTATAAACTAATGATTGGGCACAGCCGAGAACAGAAGGGAAGGAATGCtacttggtttttggagcacagtttggttttaggacttCATGCCACTTTTTCAGAACCACTGAATTTCCCAtaaaagtggaatccgcagacatgttaccccattttggacactacaacccggaagggatttatcaagtgaaaTAGCGagcatttttttaacccttgagtgttgtattaatttaatttccagaaattaatGTGTGACTGataaaaaagtgaaaattgtaatttttccaGGGATATGCCATTTTAGTTCCTGATAtgctgtgcccaaactgcatcagcagaaacacacactccaaaaactggtaagcggttATCCTGGGcaacagcttttggagcgttcatctctgatacaagccgggcacaacatattacgcactaaAATGACGTatacctggaaaaattgtcattttcacctttcacaatcagctgcgtattcatttatggataataaattataacacctgggggttaaaaatgctcactgtacccctggataaatgtGGCTCAgccacagttctatatactgctggaaagccgacagtgtgctgaattcagcgcactgtctgctttcccgatctgtgccctgggtaaagcgctatcggtcctggtactgtagctctttactgtcagaagggcgtttctgacagttggtcaggtacgtccttctccacagcatcgcctatcacgctgtagagCTCcacctgctcacagtgctcatccaaagACGAGTATTATCGGGAGGGGGCGTTCATCCCCGCTCACacggtacagcgcgataggtgctgctttgaagaaggacatagctgacagactgtcaggaacacccttctgactgtaaagagctacggtacctggaccaaaagctctttacccggggcacagatcgggaaagccgacagtacgctgaattcagggcactgtcagatttccagcagtatatggaactgcctgtgccccaaaccatgacaggtcctctttaaataaactaCGGTCAGTTCACCTCGGCTGAGAGAGGAATGAATACCAGCAATAAGTATCTGGTGtcattattagaaatgagcgaacacatcagccgatccgaatagcacgctcccatagaaaggaatggaagCACACttacactttgccggcagccggtcgctgtgccaggtgcttccattcatttctatgggagcgtgctgttcggatcggctgatccgaacagtgttcgctcatctctagtcattatcctTACTGCCGGCACCTCAGCCTTATCAATTAGGACGACAGTTACCCAGGTTTACTGGTCATTTGGTCATAAACAGGGCCCATGACCTTATCACTTCAAagaccaaatagcactctttccctgctgtgcccaaatatcagtttattcccacatatgacattatgtacgttatcctgggtacaccggtGTCATAAATGTGGCATAAGCTGCAGTTTGGGTACATCAGGGCGCAGTAGGGAAGGAGCGCtgtgtggcttttggagtgcagatttagatgtttggtatctggacaccatgtcatgtttacagagcctttaagatgcctgaaaagtggattcccctagAGAGTgatcccattttaaaaactgcacccatcAAAGAACTTACCAagaggtgtagtgagtattagtatcccagatgtgactgcacagcggatggtgaagagggaatatataagctgtgcggaggacattgcagacaccaaattccctactatgtccccagtagctcctattatTGGGATGGGGAGgtcatgattattattattttggaaCGGATTTTGGTGCCAAAAACggttcccatttacttcaatgttcCAAAATACTCCTTGTGAacctttggggttttttgtcttcgcATTATTCaagatatattttttatttttgtgatgatgtagccatatgagtgcttgtatttttgctggatgagatgcattttgtaatgacaccatttttgggtgcctatggcatattattttttttttttttttattaactctttcttggtggataaaaaaaaaacacatcaattttggcattgcattttactttttgaatgttttttcatggcatacagaataagtaacctgttatctttattctgcgggtctgtACGATCACGGCGATACCTctatttagggacataaatcaatgtttttgcatcgccatcctctgagatgtgtaacatttttattttttgtttgacagagttggttgagggcttattttttgggagacaacctgtgctttttattggtgctgttttggggtacatgtgacttttatcactatttatagcatattttgtaaggtgagatggcaaaaaattacttctggcatttttttatttttttttcctcaacaTTTACcgtataggtgaaataatgtttcaGTTGTATCTTACAGATTGTTATGGATGtgtcaataccaaatatgtattttttttttatttttaggttcGTTTTTTTATATAACTCATTTGATATAGGAAAAGGGAATTTTTGGGATTCATtcatttcacacactttatttaattttttttttcttttaacgtcTTTTTATTTGTTCCATAAGAACATCTGGACCGGTAATACTGATTGCTgttccagtactatagcctgcaatacatgtgtattgcagtctatagaagaAGCCTGCatcacggcaggatcaaccaggtacttagGGGTCCTAGCAGCCAGGGGTCACTGGCTAGACCCCGGGCTGCACAAAATGCATCAGGGCACCCCACGATCTCGCCATGGGGGGTCAGTATTATCGtgcaaccccttggatgccacagacttgtttttctgcagcatccaaggggttaaaactgcAAATTGGAGTGGACCTCTGTTAATGGAGCAACTTGTCCCAGTTCTCAGCTGTGTAACACAGCCGGGTGCTGGGAGTAATATTGTGGGCATAGCGTCTGTGCCTGTGACAATACAGGTCAGTAACAGTACTGAGCAGAGTGTGAACGATGTTCATGTAGCgaagtactattactgaccagagaaTTAAGGGGTTAATTTGTAGACCTGTGCTAGACTAGATCCATTTATCTGTATTCATTCTGTATCTCAGCTCTTGACTTTGAAGCTTCGTGAAGCCGAACAGCAACGGCAACAGGAAATGGAGCGCGTCCGACAAGAAGAAGGTCGTGAGAGAATGCGCCGTCTGTGCTTTTTACAGCAAGAAGTGCTGCGGCTTGTCCAGAAAATTCAAGTGGACTACAAGCAACAGGAAGCCTTGCGAGTGGACCTCTCTGCATACGGCCATCGGGGGAACCAGATCTGTGGCATTTTATCCTCTGTCATTCGCTCTAGTAGTGAGGTAAAATGGATTTTTATAAAGTGCAGTGAAAGGAAAGAGGTTTTTTTGGCCTTTATGTTCCCCTGCAAGTTTAGCGATCGAGTGTTAAATGTATCATTCCTGGTCCAAGTGTCATCTTGTCGTCTCCACAGAGAGGATACCTTACCCAGGATGATGTTAATCTCGGTGAGCGCTCCCTGCAGGAGATGCAGAAGTTGGCCAGCACCATAGAGAAAGAGTTGGCTGAAGCAGAACAGAGGAAGAAGGCCGAAGAAGCTGCTGCCAAGGAGAAGCAGAAGGAGGCACAACTACAGCAACAACAGGAGCAGCAGCAACAGGCAAAGCCACAGACCCTGGCTCCAGCGCAGGTCCAGAAGCAGTCTAGGCAAGAAGGCAAGTGCTCCATCACAGTTCTCCCCAAACTGCTTCCTTGCCCTGCTTTTTCACTGTAAATCATATATACACAGACGTTGACCTATTCTGGGGTTTCACAGTGGTCTTCAATCGTATCAACATGTTTTGTATCCCCAGGATAGTTTAAGTGTTTTTATCGCTAGCATACATCTACTGATCATTCTGATTGGAATGGTGGGCGTACATGCTGCCACTCCATTGAAAGCCGATGGCAGTCACTAAGTGCTGTACACAGCTTTCTCCTTTAGTCCCATAGATATTGTATAGAGCAGCAACACTTAATCCAGATAAGTAACACAACCCCCAAGTTGTCATGTTAAGACCATTGTATAATTCAGAGGTCTGTAATGCCTTAACATATATTTTGCTTTATGATCCTCTCACTGCTTTCACGATCTATTTACTGTCTTCTATGGAAAATATGGCCTTAAACCTGAAAACCTGTATGTGactattaaagtggttgtccagcctTTTATATTAATAAACTAACTTTAGAATATATCAGATCCATGGACATCTAACACTCGGCACCTCTACTGATCAGCCGTTTACAATAGCCAATCGAACTACATAGTTGATTGAGCCAGACGTGGCACAGTCAAGTTACTGCAGCTTCACTCCCATACATCACTTCCCAATCTATTTGTAGGACTTCAGAAAAAAGCTTCGAAGGGCACATTACAGCAATTCCTGGAGCTGCAGAAAGTCCTGGAGCTGTGTCAAAAAGCCTGTGAAGATCTTGCAACGTGTAAAGATCCTCAGGTACGTCTTCATAGCTGTTGTTTTCATAAAACTAAGTATGGTCATTCTTCCTCTAACTGTGTTCTCTGTAACAGACCAAGAAAATCCGGGCTGATCTTCAGAGGGCAGTCACCACCCCGGTCAGCCAAATTTCCAGTGTATCAGGTGAGTGCGTACCACTTAAAACCTAGTGTGATCCTGGCCCAAACTCAGCCCATAGATCTGGACTCTCTGAATAAGCGTGATCTATGGTGCTAAGGGTCCCAGCCTCCCTGAGTATCATACATTATAATGATGAAGGGAGTCTGCCCCTACAGACAGTGTAGGGACCAGGAAATCTGGCTGATGTGTGGCCCAGATTTCCTGGTCCAGATTCCTCCATGTGTAAGTCGCCTGAATTGGTGGAGTATTGAGGTTGTTGTAATAATCCGTTGTCCTGTAAACTTTTTAGGATCTCAAGTGAAAGACACGTTTGAGAAGATAAATAATTTCCTGATGGGAAAGCCAGCTGTCTCTGCTGGGAAGACAATTCTTTTATCTCAACATCCCCTGAGTCTGGACTTTGTATGTTTAAAGTTAGCAGAAAAGTTAGTGGTGAGTAGAGTGGAAGAAATGGGCACAAGACTaggaaatatggctgctttcatcTAGAAACTGCGCCTCTCTAATCtggaggctgtgtctggtattgcagctcagcccaagtATCTCTTTATTAACCATCAATTCTGTATCTACAGAGTCAAGGGGAAGAGGAAGTTGCTTCCCATCATGAATCCGCCTTTCCTATTGCGTCAGTGGCCTCCGCTTTATGGGAGCGCTATCCCAAAGTGGGTGAACTCTTCCTTGCCAACCTGCATAAGAAGTGTCCTTATGCTGTGCCtttttacccatccttcaaggaaGGGACTCCTGTAGAGGAATATCAGCGGTAAGAGCAATGCCTGTGTAGAGAACCATTGAACTATGTCTGCTGGGCCAATGTGTGTCAGACGCCTGAGAATGAAACTAACTCCAGGCCTGTGAGCCCACATTCTGAGCAatccttaaagggaacttgtcatttCGATTTGAGACGCTAAGCCCCAGTCCATATGGGCATGcgcgtggtttagtgtcccaaattgtcctgacagattccctttaaagggtaaGTAAACTATTGACTTTCTGGCTGCGTTTATGTCTCTAATATATAGACATATGACACCAGAAGGAAGTTTCTAGTGGTTGAGCCTGAgttttaaggagttttccaggacatAGGATAGGTTTCAATATTTGATTTTTGAGGGCCAACACCAAGGAAAGTTGTTTGAAGAAACTCCTGTATTTGagcgctgtggcctcttcactgaatacgaaGCAGTGCGGGGTATATCGTATAGTGGTTCATTTTGCAATGAAGAGGAATCGTAGTGATCACTGGGGTCCAAGCAATCTGATTGGTGATTAAAATATTGATCTTCGATCATTCCCATTAACGGTGGCAAGGCACATTTGTTAATTTCCCATTTCACAAGGACCACGGCTGACTGCAATAAGTCTTCCCTGACCTGTTCTACCACTTCTATAGTAGCTAGTAGTGAGCAGCTAAGCTTCTATGGCAATACCTGCTCTGTACATAGCCTCAGTTCTGAGTTTTATTGCTCCATTAAACTGTTTGTCTTTGGAGATAGACCTTCAATACCGGATCAGTGGGGCGGTCCCAGCTCATGACACCCCTCTGATCCATTGGTTGAAGGGCATGGTAGTGGctatttattattagtattattaataatattatcatatataataagaaattatattattaataattataatttATTCTTCCTTTTTATTAACACCATTATAGATTTTAATTTTTGTAAATAAGACAGAGGCTTTGTTTATTATTGCAACTAAAGAGAACTAGGACTGAGCAGTAATACCAGATGCAGCCACTGTGTGGAGCTGTGCCTggtatataataacaataataagctTTGTGGGCCATATCTGCGACTATAGTACCCCAGTGACCTACTACCCACCATCTTTTCTTGCTATGTATGTACATAGTCGTTCTTGCAGTGATTTGTCTCAGATTTTTGTGGTTTTGTTCCACAGGTTGTTGGGATACCAAGTGAAGGATTCTATAGTCGAACAACAAGATAGCTTCCTGAAGCGTATGTCTGGAATGATTCGCCTGTACGCTGCCATTATGCAAGTTCGGTGGCCTTACGGGACAAATAAAGGGGTGCGTGTACCTGTCGAGGTTATGTAGTTCTTGATGTCTTTTCATAGATCTTTGTTGGTTATTAAGGTGACCCTTTAATGTGTTGTCACTCAGTCATGTTGTCACCTCCACATTCTCCCCCATTTTTTGGAGATGGTGAGTTTTAAGCAGACCTATCCAGCGCATGGCTTGTCGGATGACTTTTTCTTTATTGTTAATACTATGGCTGGGATCTGAGCAGCTGTCAGAATCCTCTGCTGCCTCTGCTTATCTTTGGGAAAGGAATAGTCTGAtgtcagtctggggtctggcagCGCTCATAGAATTAGATGAGCTCGATCCTGCCATTAATGTACAGTCAGCAGGATCTGCTGCAAATGTTTCATGGGCTGGGGTCAGATGATATAAGAACATTGCTCATAGCAAACATTCAGTTTTAACCCTTTAGGAAATTCTTTCTATAAGTACAGTGCCTATGGATTGTAAAGACTTGCCCAAAGGTGACCAGTTTACCCTTGTCTTGTGACGACTGGAAATGAGAAATGTGATTGATTCGGTGACATACTTGTGTGTAACATTGGTTATCTTACTTTTCTTCTAGAGCCATCCACATGGATTGAATCATGGTTGGCATTGGTTGGCACAGATGGTGAACATGGAGCCACTGTCTGATATCACAGCTACCTTATTGTTTGATTTCTTGGAGGTAGGTGGTATTAGACATATTGTTGAATCAAAAAAGTAGAGTCATGTTTAGAGGGCATACTGCTATGACAGAGTGTGCAGGCTGAGGGGGGAGAAATATCGGAATGTACCAGAGCATTGGAAGAGGCTCGTTCATGTACACGAggccttaaaggtgttttctgggatttaaaggggttggccaccttcagaccaatattgagacaaatgttatggtttgtataataaaaagttgtacaattttccaatatactttctgtatcaattcctcatggttttctagatctctgctcgctgtcattcattctgttacttctagtggctaaaagtctgaccatggtcatgtgatttatggtccatggtcatgtgatgagtacacaggtgccgctcgttataattACAGCACCATAATCGGACATCCGCCTGGTAATCAGCTGGGCACCTCTGTGCTCCCAGGGGCAAGTTTACTTTACCAATTGTAGGCCACATTGGTGCCATAGTCAGCTTAGTAGCCTTGTAAGCTCACACTGGGCTGAATCGGACAAAAACCTTACTGAGCTGATAAATATATTTGCAGCTTCttcctattttttttacttttaatttatttatttattttttatcctttttttttttttttttttttttctactgttgtGCAGGAATACACAAGACATGAGCGACTGCAGAGCAGTGTGCACTTAGAAGTGACTGTGTGGTCTATCCTCTAATGATTTCTTTGTCTATCTACAGGTTTGTGGTAATGCCATGATAAAACAATACCAGGATCAATTCTGGAAGCTTCTATTCTTAATCAAAGATCAGTATTTTCCAATGTAAGTCTATAAATGTCTATTCAGTATATTAATAGTACAAAGTGGCTACTAATGAAGAGACTAGTAGGCAGAGGGATGGTCCTGGGACTATAATGATGAGATACGCACCTAAACGTGATGCTGAGGTAGGAGCAACCCCAGCACTTCAATGAGCAGGGCTTCTTCTTTATAGGATAAGGGATAACGTGCTGAATAATGTGGGTCCAACTACCAGGACACCACGAGAATGGGTCCTTTTCCCCAGTTCAAATGGAACATCAGGCCGAGCATTCACACTGCTGCCCTATTCATTGTCTTTAAGGAATGTTGGCTATCTCTAGCAGTATCCTAGAGAATGGAGTGGCAGTGTACTTGCTCAGCCTGACAGCTCCTGTTTCCTAGTCCCATCAGTGGAAGTCCCTGCAGATAGGGGATTAACACTTAAAACTTGGGCTAACCCCTTCAAAGGGGTTGGCCCATTTTTGACAGTTCCTACTTGCTGGAGTGCTCAGTTGTCAATAAGCAGGTAATCAAACGATCAGCTATAATCTGTGGGAAACTTGGCGGGAAGTGTTAGATTTGCATTCAGTGCCACCACAGGGAACCTGATGCATTACACTGTTCTCGTCAAAGTCTGTGAATGTGCTGTACCCCTTACAGGAGGGCTTTTTTGGTAGGTGCTCTGAGCTATGGCTGACTGAGGGCTctgaacaggggggggggggctgtattttatcacataatcatagattgtaagctcttgcgagcagggccctcggtcccattgtgtgaaatgattttctttgtaatgtatctgtctgtatttgaaccctacaaattgtacagcgctgcggaatatgttggcgctatagaaataacatttttttattattattattataatcataCTGTGCCATGTCCTGCAGGATTGAGAAGATAACCACAAGTACAGAAATGGGATCAGCGTCTCGACTCAAGCACTTTCTAGAGGTAAGCTGACCATCATGTGGCTGATGTACATGGCACGGATGTAGTACACAATTACCATAAAGCCCTTTTTCATGTATTTCAGGGAGCAGTACGACGGAGGGATATCCCCTTACCCAAAGGATACCTGCAACCTTCATTCTGGAGGACTTCAGGATATTGATCTGTGTATTGCcgttatacacacatatacatacacacacattatatatatatatatatatatatatatatatatatatatatatatatatatatatataattttatactgttaggattttttttatttttcttttattagaGTTCCATAAAAAAATGTCTTTTATATATGATCCTAGTTAAAGGAGTCTTCCCATTCATACTCTCCCCGCAGGATAGGTGTAGCTGGGGGTCCACGGCTGCTCTCGAGTGTCACATTTTGATAGAGCAGTAGCGCACATGCCTGGCCAGCTGCTTCATTCACTCCTATAGAACTTGCAGTATGGCCGTCCTTTCAGTGCAAGCAATGATGGTCAGGCATGTGTGCCACCACTCATTCATACATGCAGGATCATCTACCTCTGgagctccagctgttgtgaaactacttCCAACTTTCtccatgcacacttgctctactGTACTTGAAACTCCcacagcagtgaatggagcatgctgagagttgtagtttcacatctTCTGCAATGCCAATAGTTGCTGATCCCTAAAATGGTTCTCTTAATCACTA contains:
- the GLE1 gene encoding mRNA export factor GLE1 — translated: MPSKRDWETLEALKNSPKGRLQYNRDWSSENPLDINEPTVVLSEYSAWVLDNVVNRMEPDSSSVERLPSPEDSTSITPTEPDNCCSEESVKEVESSSKLRMDKAMEVEGSILLFEKAQKMKVKEELQARLDMCDQFSKSIAEKSAEQLKRFEEMMELKHRQEKHQLLEELEKGSKEALGQQEKLKEEHRHRAKLLTLKLREAEQQRQQEMERVRQEEGRERMRRLCFLQQEVLRLVQKIQVDYKQQEALRVDLSAYGHRGNQICGILSSVIRSSSERGYLTQDDVNLGERSLQEMQKLASTIEKELAEAEQRKKAEEAAAKEKQKEAQLQQQQEQQQQAKPQTLAPAQVQKQSRQEGLQKKASKGTLQQFLELQKVLELCQKACEDLATCKDPQTKKIRADLQRAVTTPVSQISSVSGSQVKDTFEKINNFLMGKPAVSAGKTILLSQHPLSLDFVCLKLAEKLVSQGEEEVASHHESAFPIASVASALWERYPKVGELFLANLHKKCPYAVPFYPSFKEGTPVEEYQRLLGYQVKDSIVEQQDSFLKRMSGMIRLYAAIMQVRWPYGTNKGSHPHGLNHGWHWLAQMVNMEPLSDITATLLFDFLEVCGNAMIKQYQDQFWKLLFLIKDQYFPMIEKITTSTEMGSASRLKHFLEGAVRRRDIPLPKGYLQPSFWRTSGY